The genomic segment cacacctggtcaagcacgtcaagaagttaaagaaagtacaaaggtttgcaacaaggctagtcccagagctcaggggaatgttgtacgaggaaaggttgagggaaatcggactgacgacactggaggacagaagggtcaggggagacatgataatgacatacaagatactgcggggaatagacaagatggacagagataggatgttccagagaggggacacagaaacaaggggtcacaactggaagctgaagactcagacgagtcacagggacgtaaggaagtatttcttcagtcatagagtcgtcaggaagtggatagcctagcaagtgaagtagtggaggcaggaaccatacatagttttaagaagaggtatgacaaagctcaggaagcagagagggagaggacctagtagcgatcagtgaagaggcggggccaggagctgagtattgacccctgcaaccacaattaggtgagtacaaacatgcacacacagtgtctgTAGCCTGTGAAGATGCAgagacaggagctgtgactcgtcccctacaaccacaattaggtgagtacacactaagactcgacccctgcagcatgTATGTGTGAGtatacacatgcacgcacgcacacacacacacgtgtcgagcggggttccacaagggtcagtcctagggccggtgctatctctggtataagtgaatgacatgactAAAGGTATATATTCAAATATGTCCTTGttcccctctcctatatatactatCTCCTTCacctttgtgttagtgtgacttttaaatgatccaagtcggactgaaacatcgtcataagcctCTCTCTCCATTAGCTTCATGTTGCAGGCAACATGAAGCTAATGATGAGGATCAGGAGGGTCTATAAGAGGATCAGGTAGGTCtataaggggatctggacaggctgcaaagcTGGTCTGCCAACTggatcctggagtttaaccccaccaagtgctaagttatgaagcttgggggaaggtcaaagaagactgcagacggagtacagctaGGAGGTCAAAGACTGCAACACTCACTCAAGGAAGAGAATCTTGGGGTGTGCATCATACcaagtacatctcctgaggcgcacatcaaccaaataactgctgcagtagatgggcgcctggcaaacctgagaatagcatttcgacatctaagcaaggaatcgttcaagactctgtacacattgtacatcagacccatattggagtatgcagcaccagtctggaacccacacctggttaagcatgttaagaaattagagaaagtgcaaaggtttgcaacaagattagtcccagagctaagggaactaaacctgacgacactggaggccaggagaaaCAAGGggaacatgataatgacatataaaatactgagaggaattgacaaggtggatagggacaggatgtttcagagatgtgacacaaaaTTGACCCAATTTGCAGGAAATACTccacataacaagcggctttctacacAGCAgtacagtatgtcattgatgtcagctacggtctgtataccttgtacatgtacatttagaaataaagattctttttcttttctttcaacaaactggctgtatcccactgaggcagggtgacccaaaaagaaaaacaaaagtttctctttaacttcagtaatgtatacaggaggaggggttaccagcctcttgctcccggcattttagtcgcctcttatggcaTGCATgggttatggaggaagaattctgttccacttccccatggtgaTAAGAGGACAAGAACCAGAACcaataagaaaacagaagaaaacccagaggggtgtgtatatatatgctcgtacatgtatgtgtagtgtgacctaagtgtaagtagaagcagcaagacgtacctgaaaccttgcatgtttatgagacagaaaaaatgacagcagcaatcctaccatcatgtaaaacaattaccgGTTTCTGTTTTACTcacctggcaggatggtagtacctcctaaAAATaacctgaattattttaataattttccAGTGAATGAATTAGAAGGAAGTGAGAAACTTGTGGGGGTTCAACCAGAGGACCATCATGATCTTGAAGGTGGACTCCACAGTCTGTGActcttatgattattattattaattgttattatatcattgatgtcagttatggtctgtataagttgtatcatgtacttgtagaaattaaggttgttattactattatttgtagatgaatggttcagagaaccgacatgttgataaattgttaggtaagacacatatgcaacagttaggtatctttattatgaaacgtttcgccacacagtggcttcatcagtccatacgtaggagaaactcctcctgttcttcaagtttctcctacgtatggactgatgaagccactgtgtggcgaaacgtttcataataaagatacctaactgttgcatatgtgtcttacctaacaattactATTATTAATGGTCGAAGTGGGACTGAAACGTTGTCCTAAGTTTCATTCTCATATGTGCGGGCTATTTATGTGCTGTTAACCACATGCTGTAGTTCTGTACCTTATTGATGGAGTCACTGTAGCGACGACTCACTGGCTGACTTGTCACCCTCTCTAATTCCTTCCTGTAAAGAAAGAATaactatattattatatatttggggaagcactaaaccaatATGGGGCACACAGCTCCAGGGAAATAGAAGCCAATTAAGGTTGATCCagcaccatgactggaacaatagatgaggggaaaaaagggatAGATGGTCCTGAGGCATATATGGAAAGAAGTGTATCTGTGAAGGAAAAAACAGAGGGGGAattgtacaagagtatagtggtaccagcacttatatgggtgtgagacaTGGGCTTTAAACATTACAGCAAAGAGGCTCCTAGAAGGCTTAAAGTTCAGGCACTGTGTTGAAGCTTGAAGCTGTTATggctggaggcggtggagatgtcacGTTTGAGAacaatgtactcacctaattgtggttgcagaggtcaagaCTCAGCTTCTGTGGTGTGAATACTGTACAGAGGATTTTGAGAGTAGAAAAGAGAAGACAAATTTATAAAAGGCATAATTCAGATGGCTGAGGAGGGTTTGTTTAGGGGATATGGAAATTTAGTGAGAACAGGGCAGAATATAATGCCAGGGTGGAACGATGGAGGGATAGAGGTCATCCCTgggaggaccccaatggaaataagtcactgtgtctgacttttctgggttatcccaggttctctacacatatgctgctatgtataataattctatgtaactgtatttgtgtatacctgaataaacttacttacttgcttagAGGCTTGAATGTGTGAGCATGTTGGTTGATATTTTGTCAGAGTGAGAGCAAGATAATATTCTTGCGGAGATTCAGGGAAAACAAAGAGTAGAatcctacactctgaaggaggcgtgaGGATGTTGCAGCTCTGTGTACTTCTGGCTTAACAGCAACTGAATGAATTGATGAATGTTTTCTTATTCTGGGATCACCCTACCTTAATGGTAGAGTAAACCGTAAGGTTGACGCAGCATTGTTGATGCAACATAACCACCTTATTATAATCTACCAATGTTTTATtactgtcacactacacatacatgtacatgcatacatatacacacccatctaattattcttaatagttcttgttcttgtttatttcctcttatctccatggggaaatggaacagaattcttcctccataagccatgcgtatcATAAGTGGTGActgaaatgctgggagcaaggggctagtaaccccttctcctgtatacattattcaatttaagaagaaaaactttaatttttatttcaggtcacactgcctcagtgggatacattattattataatcaaaaaagaagtgctaagccacaagggctatacagcattagtgggatacagccagtgtgttggaaaaaaaaaaaaaaaaaaaaaaaaaaaaaaaaaaaattacaattatgtgggtcatacagcacctaggaAAAAGACAATCAAATCTGATCCAGGGAAGATAGAGTAACTTCCTTTAGTGAAAAGtcctcaccagcatgaaggcacatTCCTGAGTactgtaaaaaacaaaaaaagaacAAATTCCAGTGAAACACATTGCTGGATGGATTTGGAAATAAGCCCCAAGTACAATGGAGCTCCTGGGAGACCATACCTGTGACTAATACTGACACTACTTAAACTCTTTAAATGATGTAATTTAAGTAATTCCTTTAAAGCCTGTCTACTACATGAAGCTCAATAAGGCTGCAAGTCACCTGTTCACCATCttgagaatactttaataccttaaTAAGATATTAAACTCTCAGtactatatatacactaagagccgTGCAGCTGTGGTGTATATATCCTCTAAACTATTTATTATTAGATAAGCTCTCAGTGGAGTGTGATTAGGGTAATAttgtgtgaagggattcagggaaattggttagccagacttgagtcctggaaatgggaagtacaatgcctgcactttaaagggaaggtttgggatattggcagtttggaggaatgtcttaagctgtcgtatctgagcgcctctgcagagacagtgattatgtgtgagtgatggtgagagtgttgaatgataatgaaaattttgccttatttttgggtttttcttttattttggttcacctgcctcggtgagaaacagccaatgtgtcaaaaaaattaataaaaaaaactctCAATTTAATGGACCTAGATTAAATCTAGGTCCattaaatgattttttttttttcaacaagtcggtcgtctcccaccgaggcagggtgacccaaaaagaaagaaaatccccaaaaagaaaatactttcatcatcattcaacactttcaccacactcacacattatcactgtttttgcattggtgctcagaatacaacagtttagaagcatatatgtataaagatacacaacatatccctccaaactgccaatatcccaaacccctcctttaaagtgcaggcattgtacagtggacccccggttaacgatattttttcactccagaagtatgttcaggtgccagtactgaccgaatttgttcccataagaaatattgtgaagtagattagtccatttcagacccccaaacatacacgtacaaacgcacttacataaatacacttacataattggtcacattcggaggtaatcgttatgcgggggtccactgtacttcccatttccaggactcaagtcctggttcataaaaattttgtaaaatctccagtggttgtagcacttgctgTTTCACTGTCACCCACTTGGTAAACACATATTTTCAGCTGAACTCTTCTTCTTTCTACAACTGTCAAcattcggtgggagacggccgacttgttggggataaaaaaaaaaaaaaaaaaaaaaactaagcgctaaacccacatggtTATGGCAAACAATTATTGAAGGGACACCCCTCAGCATAACTCAAATTCTTTATTTCTATTATGCAGGACAAAGATAATGTAGTGAACATATAATAGTGCTTTTAGACACAAAAGCCACTAACATGTAGTGAACCTCaggctaattattattataatcaaagagaagcgctaagccacaagggctatactgcAAACCTCAGACTAAATAATAGGTAATTAAAAATAGGAAATAATGGTTTTTTTCTGAGCCCAGGGcaccccttaagggaggttccttgatgttggtgaaggttcttaattcaaggaattggacctgaacCCCCCTTCCTTGAACTTCATTGTTTCCCATTACCTCAAGGGCTCTATGACCCTTGCAGGTTTAACACTTCCCCCCATATTGATATACATGTAATAGCAATAAACCTAGGGTCCCTTGTTTTTCACTGGACTACAATAAATTACAGCAGTTACATTCACAGCAAAATCAAGGTCATACAATGACTGGAGAATGGAAGGTAATGTACGATCCAATGAAGGGGAGAGTAAATTAAATttctgggatcaagagccttcagcagcatcaaggtacttctCTTGAAGAGGCTGAACCAGAATGAAGTGTTTATACAATACTACCAAGGGGATGACTTGCTTCTTTCCGGAATGTTAAGGAAATATTTGTTCAGTCTGaggatggtcaggaagtggaatgatctcaaCTCAGGTGCAGGCAGCCTCCATACATATTTTTAAGATTGGGCCCATGTGGAAAGTtaagaggtagggccaggagctgacactcaacacctgcaaccacatacagaggAGTACAATATAGCAAGCTCCACTACCTTGCTTTCATAATGCTCACTCAAAAAAGCAGCTgtgtatattatttttattatcattacagTATTAATGGTTATAaacgaccataatttttaaaggggtggaccggtaagccagcggaaggcctcggtcagatgaccaaaagctccaaaggcgggtcatcatctgactaagacccacgtcaggaaacatttgtcctgtttcctgacgaaccttacctaacctaattacagtattattattgcCTCAGAAAGTGCTatatccatattattattattattattataatcagaaagaagcactaagccacaaggactatacagcgctggcTATATCCATAGAGGTCAGCCAGAGACAAAAGGCAAAACAGATGCTACCCCCTCATTACTCTTCTATACTGAAGATGGTCTGATCaaaagaattggagctaccctcctatTTTTTAGATCACACTTAATTACATTACATTccctaggtgctgtatgactcctatTGAATTATTCACTAGGGTACTATTTTATCCATATCTTTCCATTAAACCCCAGACCCTGGAGCCCACTAATGGGCTCCAGGGTCGACTCCACATGAAGATGACAGAAATCAGCGAGTGTATGGGTCTCCCAGCATAGCCTCGGATGAAGGAGACTAAACGAATTCTTTGTAACTGTGACTTGGTTCCAAGATCCAGGTGGGCACATTTTCAGAGCCCTGACTTCTCCCAGTATGGAAAATCCCTGCTGGTGCATACAAGAGCATCACACAGCTGCCCATGATGGAAACACTGTAGAATCACTCACACCTAACTCACAATCTATAGAGGAAACTAAGACTACAGTCTGGTCCATTATGGAACATTATCAAGTTACAGGTGCTTCAGAACAGATCAACAGGAAAAAATTTCCTCTATTAATTACAGGTCTGTTGCAATTTTTCTTAGACAAGGTATTAAGATTTTACTCTTCAGTGAGCAAGAAATTATGCATCCCATTATATGATATGAAGAAGCACTGTGCCCATAGGGACCACAGAGCACCCGTGGAACGGAAGATACATAATCAGGCTCAGTTCCAGTGAGGAtaactcaaattccttggatcaagtgcccTTCATCAGCACCCCCTTGAAGGGAaggcaccttgatgctggtgaagggactATGCACTGAAAAGGTTCAGATACTGCAAAAATAATTGATATCTGggtatcaaaaatatatttttttttattaaccgcACAAGTCATCTCTCACATTCAACATTATTCATCCAATAGCCATCTTGCCAAAAGTATTTACTACCTAAATGGGGAGACTCAGCGAAgaaaacacactcaccatcactcattcaatagctgtcttgccagaggtgataTAAAGCAATGACCCTCCAATCTACAATATAAAATAATTTCAATATAACTGACCACATTCAACACTCATACTTTTAAGGTAATGTATTTTTCCACATGGGAAACACAAAAGCCTTAGAGGTTATACATCACATGTAAATCAAAGGCAACCAGGTTTAATTTAAGGGAAGAGtaacttcaattccttggatcaagaacagtTTACCAGCATCAAAGCATGCCCTCATTAAAAGGTACTTTGAAAATAATAAAACACCTCTTTcttctacacacacatacatgtacacatacacacgtgcatgcacacacacatccaccctccccaaacacacacacatctcccccccaaacacacacacacacacacacacacgtctccccccaaacacacacacgtctccccccaaacacacacacgtctccccccaaacacacacacacacgtctccccccaaacacacacacacacatacacaggaagacaacagtcaaggaccaggtgataaggctgaggaaagaaggtggagaactcacaagaaacgatcaagaggtatgtgaggagctcaacacgagatttaaagaagtatttacagtagagacaggaaggactctggggggacagaccagatggggacaccagcaaggaatacaccaacaagtgttggacgacatacatacagaggaggaggaggtgaagaaactgctaagggacatcgatacctcaaaggcaatgggaccggacaacatctccccgtgggtccttagagagggagcagatatgttgtgcgtgccacttaccacaatcttcaacatgtccctggaaactgggcaactacctgaggtatggaagacggcaaatgtagttcccatttttaaaaaaggagacagaaaagaggcactaaactatagacctgtgtcattgacgtgtatagtatgcaaaattatggagaagattatcaggaggagagtggtggagcacctggaactgaacaagagtataaatgccaaccagcacggattcacggaaggcaaatcctgtgtcacaaaccttctggagttttatgataaaataacagaagtaagacacaagagagaggggtgggttgattgcatcttcttggactgcaagaaggcctttgacacagttcctcacaagagattagtgcagaagctagagcatcaggcgcatataacaggaagggcactgcaatggatcagagaatacctgacaggggggcaacaacgagtcatggtacgtaatgatgtatcacagtgggcacctgtgacgagcggggtcccacaggggtctgtcctaggaccagtgccatttttggtatatgtgaacgacatgatggaagggttagactcagaagtgtccctgtttgcagatgatgtgaagttaatgaggagaattaaatctgatgaggaccaggcaggacttcaaagagacctggacagactggacacctggtccagcaaatggcttctcgaatttaatcctgccaaatgcaaagtcatgaagataggggaagggcacagaagaccacagacagagtataggctaggtgtccaaagactgcaaacctcactcaaggagaaagatcttggggtgagtataacaccgagcatgtctccggaagcacacatcaatcagataactgctgcagcatatgggcgcctggcaaacctgagaacagcattccgataccttagtaaggaatcgttcaagacactgtacaccgtgtatgtcaggcccatactggagtatgcagcacctgtttggaacccgcacttgataaagcacgtcaagaaactagagaaagtacaaaggtttgccacaaggttagttccagagctaaggggaatgtcctatgaagaaagattaagggaaatcggcctgacgacactggaggacaggagggtcaggggagacatgataacgacatataaaatactgcgtggaatagacaaggtggacgaagacaggatgttccagggaggggacacagaaacaagaggccacaattggaagttgaagacacaaatgagtcagagagatgttaggaagtatttcttcagtcatagatagagttgtaaggcagtggaatagcctagaaaatgacgtagtggaggcaggaaccatacacagttttaagacgaggtttgataaagctcatggagcggggagagagagggcccagtagcaaccggtgaagaggcggggccaggagctaagactcgacccctgcaaccacaaataggtgagtacaaataggtgagtacacacacacacacacacacacacgtctccccccccaaacacacacacacgtctcccccccaaacacacacacacacacacacacgtctcccccccaaacacacacacacacacacacgtctcccccccaaacacacacgtctcccccccaaacacacacacgtctccccccaaacacacacacgtctccccccaaacacacacacacacacacacgtctcccccccaaacacacacacacacacgtctcccccccaaacacacacacgtctcccccccaaacacacacacacacacacacgtctccccccaaacacacacacacgtctccccccaaacacacacacacgtctcctcCCAAACACACACGTCTCCTCCAAACACACACGTCTcctccaaacacacacacgtctccTCCAAACACACAAACGTctcccccaaacacacacacatctccccccaaacacacacacattgcctaAGCATTCAGTTTCACTGTAtgttgaattaaaaaaaaaaattcatttagccAAGCTGTCCAGCTATGACTTAGTTTATTATATTGTACAGGAAAGTAAAATGggaaaaataaatattattttttgaTCTTTGGACAAGGGAAGGGGAGGAATGTTGCATTTTTTGAATTGTGGTATCAACACGCCtccagcaagacagtgatgattaaaatgtttcttcttttcagggtcaccctgccttggtgggaaacagcccatgtgttaaaaaaaaaaaaaaaaaaaaaaaaaaaaaaaaaaaaaaaaaaaaaaaaaaaaaaaaaagggacgtGGGGAGCTACTTCTACCTTCAGTCTCAACTGAGTTATATTGGTCATTGGTTTAGGTATGttgatgataaaaaaaattaatgatcTGTATAAAAAACAATGTTGTACAATGTAAAGTATATTTTTTCTCATACAGGTACAAACTAAAACTAACCCTTAAGCATAGTTGAGTGTCACATCTTGTCTGGCAAGTTCCAGCAACATAGGATCATCGAAGAACTTATTAATAGATACATCCTCTGACAAGCCTTTTCTCCGTCGAGTCTTGATCATGAACTCACGGGCCAGATGAGTGGCTGGCTGGGGCTCTAAGGGGCGAATCACAATGCTCTTATCTAGAGGATCACCTGGCACAATCTGCCAATGATGGAACACACTCAAACAGAAGGCCTGACCCTGTGTATGCATACGCAAATCTGTCTCAAACCCAAAGGAATCAATGGCTGGAATGAAGGCTTTAATAGTATAGAGTGGGGAACCAGCTACAGGGGCATCCTGGGTTACGTGGCCACGACGCTTTGTTAACACCGTATATACTGATGATACACAATCTGCTGGAGCCTGGATTTCCACAAAATAGTAAGGTTCCATGAGTCGAGGCGTTGCCATCAAGAACGCTGAGTATGCCACCCTCCTGGCTGTTGGAATAACTTGACCACCACCTCGATGCAAAGGCTCCTCGGCTATGACTGCATCAAGAATCTTGAACTTACAATTTCGAATGGGTTCTTCACAGAGAGGACCTTCTCTTGTACCCCACTGGAAACCTTGCACAATAGAATCTCTTACAGATGACAATAAATTCTTGTCTACTTCTGAGGGCAGTGTGTCATCTACCAAAATATTTGGCCCACTCTGATTGGGACCAAAAGCCCAAATTGACCGAGCAGCCAACACATCCCAATCATAGCGTGTCTGGAAAAACTCTCCCAGTCGTCTACGGTCCCAATTTATTTGTACAACTTCTCCTTCAATATCTTCAGCTAAACCCCTTTCTAATGGTTCGGCAATCATGGTGATCTTATTTCTCTTGTTTGGAGTTTCTGCAAAACATTTTAGTGAGGACGTATCAACGACAGTCTCACAAAAACTGACCACAGGGTCAGCCACCTTAATGTCAATCTCTGAGTACATCTTCCTCAGATCATGCATGACACAATCCAGGTATAATTCTCCTGTTCCAAGAATAATATGCTCTCCAGATTCCTCTACCTTATTACTCAACAGTGGGTATGATTTGTTAACTTTACGAAGACCGTCTAACATCTTGGGCAGCTCTGAAGGATTTACTGGTTCAACTGCAATCTTTATGACAGACTGGGTGTTAAACTTAAGTGGTCGGAAAATATGCAGTTCACTACTGGGTGGAAGATCTGTGATGGTAGCAGTCTTCACAATGGGTTCATCAATTCCCTCAATCAAGACCCAGTTGCCAGCAGGAACAGCATTCACCTCTATGTTGTATCGGCCTTCGGACACCCACAACCTTCCAACAGTCAATATACGGGAATCTTCCTCGTCCATGAGCGTATACTTTTCACCCAACACACGAACGTCTTGGTTAGCATGAATGGTTCCTGAAAGAACACGTCCAAATACGTGAAAAGCAGTTGCATCTTGATTGGGATACTGCTTGGTAGTGTGAACAACGAGGGGACCCTCCGGGTCGCACACCATCATGCTCTCTGCCAGCTGTGCATCCAGCGGGCCAGTGTAAGTTGTCTCCACCTTCTGCTTTCCATATGCTTTGGGTGAAGGTATGTGCTGAACACACATATCTACGAACCCTTCAAAATCACCAATGAATTTAGTCATGAAAAGTTTCAGCAATGGTCTGATATTCATCTTCTGCTCTTCCTTGCTCATGTGGATACCCAACTCTTCCATTAAAGATAACAAATGAGTATCTACATCTCCAACAATGTGTGCAAAGATTTTATAAAGAGGCTCAAGGATAAATTCTACAAAGCTCCTCTGAGCCGTTGAAGTGGGAGGCTTCTTTGTAAACTTCCTAGTACGAGGATTGAAATATATGTCACCCCACAGACGCCTTGCAAAATCCTCCAGAGGCAGCTCATAGCCATAATGCTGGCAATATGTTTTAGCAAAGGATTTCAGAGTAAAACAGAGAGAATACTGAGAGCTGGCAAAGCAAACATTGCCTAGCAAAGGGGAGATGGTTTGTGGATTCTCCTGGTCTGTATACTGCTGGAGAAGAGAGTTAACTTCTTCAACTATGTGTCTCAGTTTATAGTATGCATCCTGAGGAGGCAACTTTAGTTCCAGTATGAGGCGATCCACTTTGTTGATGCACACGGTGATGGCTAGCCTTTCTTGTACAGCATGTTTCAAGAGTCGCTGTGTGTTGAGCATCACACCTTCAGCAGCATCTAcgaacaccacaacaccatcacttaACCTCATAGCAGCTGTcacctgaaaaaaaaaagtcccattAAACAATTACCAAAAAAACTGATAAAAACAAATGTAAATAAAAGAGCAAAGTGGTTAAATATATTTACTGAAAATAAATCTTTTAGTACGATACAGCAATGAGTgcaagttggaaaaaattagaATTAAAAAGAATATAGGAaaacattggtttggtaatagagttgcagatgagtggaacaaattcccaagTAGCATCACTGAGGTTAAACctttgagtagctttaaaaataggttagataagtacatgagtgaacCTGCCCAGCTTAGGCCAGCAGGCCTCTTGCAATGCTTTTTCCTTCTAAAGCAGATGTGACTTGAACTtacttagcatgggccagtaaactTATTGAAGTGTTCcatttttcttatgttcttaaagggtGGCCAAAATGAAGTCAAACATGAATTACATAGTGAAGTTCTACAGAGAAAACATTCACATTATCTTAACCCTGTTGAATGTGAGTTATTCTTATAGCTTAACCAAACAGTCAGTGTATGGTTCACCCAGTACTGTAATTCAGATAATTTGAAACAGAACATTTAAAATATTAATgattaccctgcctcggtgggagacgggcgacttgtt from the Cherax quadricarinatus isolate ZL_2023a chromosome 89, ASM3850222v1, whole genome shotgun sequence genome contains:
- the LOC128697169 gene encoding 116 kDa U5 small nuclear ribonucleoprotein component, whose amino-acid sequence is MDVDLYDEFGNYIGPELDSDEEEEDDDEDYADQDQDVNGFDDDDGAGGEEEEVSAQAVVLHEDKQYYPSAADVYGPEVETIVQEEDAQPLTQPIIQPVKIKKFSHVEKDLPVTCYNLEFLADLMDNPNLVRNISLVGHLHHGKSTFVDCLIHQTHPEFRSKEDVPVRYTDTLFTEGERGLSIKATPITLVMQDVRNKSFLMNIFDTPGHVNFSDEVTAAMRLSDGVVVFVDAAEGVMLNTQRLLKHAVQERLAITVCINKVDRLILELKLPPQDAYYKLRHIVEEVNSLLQQYTDQENPQTISPLLGNVCFASSQYSLCFTLKSFAKTYCQHYGYELPLEDFARRLWGDIYFNPRTRKFTKKPPTSTAQRSFVEFILEPLYKIFAHIVGDVDTHLLSLMEELGIHMSKEEQKMNIRPLLKLFMTKFIGDFEGFVDMCVQHIPSPKAYGKQKVETTYTGPLDAQLAESMMVCDPEGPLVVHTTKQYPNQDATAFHVFGRVLSGTIHANQDVRVLGEKYTLMDEEDSRILTVGRLWVSEGRYNIEVNAVPAGNWVLIEGIDEPIVKTATITDLPPSSELHIFRPLKFNTQSVIKIAVEPVNPSELPKMLDGLRKVNKSYPLLSNKVEESGEHIILGTGELYLDCVMHDLRKMYSEIDIKVADPVVSFCETVVDTSSLKCFAETPNKRNKITMIAEPLERGLAEDIEGEVVQINWDRRRLGEFFQTRYDWDVLAARSIWAFGPNQSGPNILVDDTLPSEVDKNLLSSVRDSIVQGFQWGTREGPLCEEPIRNCKFKILDAVIAEEPLHRGGGQVIPTARRVAYSAFLMATPRLMEPYYFVEIQAPADCVSSVYTVLTKRRGHVTQDAPVAGSPLYTIKAFIPAIDSFGFETDLRMHTQGQAFCLSVFHHWQIVPGDPLDKSIVIRPLEPQPATHLAREFMIKTRRRKGLSEDVSINKFFDDPMLLELARQDVTLNYA